The following proteins are encoded in a genomic region of Brachypodium distachyon strain Bd21 chromosome 1, Brachypodium_distachyon_v3.0, whole genome shotgun sequence:
- the LOC100830877 gene encoding uncharacterized protein LOC100830877, translating to MASPANEAPAAPPPSMAMPLPKEDNVHDHDDLHRINKSRRRRCRCICLLVTLGALLLLGITLLVLFLTVLRVRDPSTQLLSARFVGLQPSLNQLNFTVLLTVSVHNPNPASFSYDSGTTGIWYRGAHVGDAQVDPGHIPSKGDGVLQLELTVLTSSFMADLAQLLKDLEAGALPLDSSARIPGKVALLGVFKLKVVAYSDCHIVIGFPDMRIRSQMCHDHAKL from the coding sequence ATGGCCTCACCCGCCAacgaagcccccgctgccccgccgccctccATGGCCATGCCATTGCCCAAGGAAGACAACGTCCACGACCACGACGACCTCCACCGGATCAATAAGagccgacgccgccgctgccgctgcatcTGCCTCCTGGTGACCCTGGGCGCGCTCCTGCTGCTGGGAATCACtctcctcgtcctcttcctcaCGGTGCTCCGCGTGCGTGACCCGAGCACGCAGCTGCTCTCGGCGCGCTTCGTGGGCCTCCAACCGAGCCTGAACCAGCTCAACTTCACCGTGCTGCTCACGGTGTCCGTGCACAACCCGAACCCGGCCTCCTTCTCCTACGATTCCGGCACCACGGGGATCTGGTACAGGGGCGCCCACGTCGGCGACGCCCAGGTCGACCCGGGCCACATCCCCAGCAAGGGCGACGGGGTCCTGCAGCTCGAGCTCACGGTGCTCACCTCCAGCTTCATGGCGGACCTCGCGCAGCTGCTCAAGGACCTCGAGGCCGGCGCCTTGCCGCTCGACTCCAGCGCAAGGATCCCCGGGAAGGTGGCACTCCTTGGCGTGTTCAAGCTGAAGGTGGTGGCTTACTCCGACTGCCACATCGTCATCGGCTTCCCCGACATGAGGATCCGCAGCCAGATGTGCCATGATCACGCCAAGCTCTGA